One Nonomuraea angiospora DNA segment encodes these proteins:
- a CDS encoding GTP-binding protein, whose protein sequence is MHILNIGILAHVDAGKTSLTERLLFETGVIDRLGSVDEGSTQTDSGEIERRRGITIRTAVASFTLGDLRVNLVDTPGHADFVAEVERALGVLDGAVLVLSAVEGVQPHTRVLMKTLRKLRLPTLIFVNKIDRAGAREEELLADVRRRLSPYCVALNTVRHLGSKAAVTAGLASPEAAAEVLAERDDGLLELLVEGKTPDFGQVRAALARQCAAGQAHPVLFGSALTGQGVGELLDAVHLLPAVAQPAGDPEEAARATVFAVERAPSGEKAAYLRVRAGALRAREHLAFHRGRHAYDGRLTALAVAGSPGRRQAVAGDIVKVWGVPEIRVGDHLGEAGPDHQAHFTPPSLETVVRPRVPGQEPRLHAALLALAEQDPLIGTRTLAGGETSVLLYGEVQKEVIGETLARDFGVEALFEPSRPVYFERPSGAAEVVEEIQRQGRNEFMATVGLRVEPGPKGSGVGYRLEVDLGSLPPAYHRAIEESVRLALGEGPHGWPVTDVLVTVTRTGYVAPVTVAADFRGRAQAVLVRALRLAGTTVYEPCHRFELEVPLETFSAVTARLAALGGELHDTGRRDDTWVLEGEIPAAAVHEFERRLPGLSHGEGVWWSASAGDRRVR, encoded by the coding sequence GTGCACATCCTGAATATCGGCATCCTCGCGCACGTAGACGCGGGCAAGACCAGCCTCACTGAGCGGCTGCTGTTCGAGACCGGGGTCATCGACCGGCTCGGCAGCGTTGACGAGGGCAGCACACAGACCGACTCCGGCGAGATCGAGCGCCGTCGCGGCATCACCATCCGCACGGCCGTCGCCTCCTTCACCCTGGGCGACCTGCGGGTCAACCTGGTCGACACGCCCGGCCACGCCGACTTCGTGGCCGAGGTGGAGCGCGCGCTCGGCGTGCTCGACGGCGCCGTGCTGGTGCTGTCGGCCGTCGAGGGCGTGCAGCCGCACACCCGGGTCCTGATGAAGACCCTGCGCAAGCTGCGCCTGCCCACGCTGATCTTCGTCAACAAGATCGACCGGGCCGGGGCCAGGGAGGAGGAGCTGCTGGCCGACGTCCGGCGGCGGCTCTCGCCGTACTGCGTCGCCCTGAACACCGTGCGGCACCTCGGCTCCAAGGCGGCCGTCACCGCCGGCCTCGCCTCGCCCGAGGCGGCGGCCGAGGTGCTCGCCGAGCGGGACGACGGGCTGCTGGAGCTGCTCGTCGAGGGCAAGACGCCCGACTTCGGCCAGGTACGCGCGGCGCTGGCGCGGCAGTGCGCCGCCGGGCAGGCGCATCCGGTGCTGTTCGGTTCGGCGCTGACCGGGCAGGGCGTCGGCGAGCTGCTCGACGCCGTCCACCTGCTGCCCGCCGTCGCCCAGCCGGCCGGGGACCCGGAGGAGGCGGCGCGGGCGACGGTGTTCGCGGTCGAGCGCGCGCCGTCCGGGGAGAAGGCGGCCTACCTGCGGGTACGCGCGGGCGCCCTGCGAGCGCGCGAGCACCTCGCCTTCCACCGGGGGCGGCACGCCTACGACGGCCGGCTGACCGCGCTGGCCGTCGCGGGCTCCCCCGGGCGGCGGCAGGCGGTGGCCGGCGACATCGTCAAGGTCTGGGGCGTGCCCGAGATCCGCGTCGGCGATCACCTGGGGGAGGCCGGCCCCGATCACCAGGCCCACTTCACCCCGCCCAGCCTGGAGACCGTGGTCCGGCCCCGCGTCCCCGGCCAGGAGCCGCGCCTGCACGCCGCGCTGCTCGCGCTGGCCGAGCAGGACCCGCTGATCGGCACCCGCACGCTGGCCGGCGGCGAGACCTCGGTCCTGCTGTACGGGGAGGTGCAGAAAGAGGTCATCGGCGAGACCCTGGCCAGGGACTTCGGCGTCGAGGCGCTCTTCGAGCCGAGCCGGCCCGTCTACTTCGAGCGCCCGTCGGGCGCCGCGGAGGTCGTCGAGGAGATCCAGCGCCAGGGCCGCAACGAGTTCATGGCCACCGTGGGCCTGCGCGTCGAGCCGGGGCCGAAGGGCTCCGGCGTCGGCTACCGGCTGGAGGTCGATCTCGGCTCGCTGCCGCCGGCCTACCACCGGGCCATCGAGGAGAGCGTGCGCCTGGCCCTGGGCGAGGGCCCGCACGGCTGGCCGGTCACCGACGTGCTCGTCACCGTGACCAGGACCGGCTACGTCGCGCCCGTCACGGTCGCGGCCGACTTCCGCGGCCGCGCCCAGGCCGTGCTCGTGCGGGCGCTGCGCCTGGCGGGCACCACCGTGTACGAGCCGTGCCACCGGTTCGAGCTGGAGGTGCCGCTGGAGACGTTCAGCGCGGTCACCGCCCGGCTCGCCGCGCTGGGCGGTGAGCTCCACGACACCGGCAGGCGCGACGACACCTGGGTGCTGGAGGGCGAGATCCCGGCGGCCGCGGTGCACGAGTTCGAGCGTCGGCTGCCGGGGCTGTCGCACGGAGAGGGCGTCTGGTGGTCCGCGTCGGCCGGTGATCGGCGGGTCCGATAG
- the crcB gene encoding fluoride efflux transporter CrcB, producing MTVLLIVLGAALGAPLRYLADRAVQARHDTVFPWGTLTVNVAGSALLGFLIALPAGGGAMALAGTGFCGALTTYSTFGYETVRLMEEGARFHAVANAAASVVAGLGAAYCGAALAQAL from the coding sequence ATGACGGTGCTGCTCATCGTCCTCGGGGCGGCGCTCGGCGCGCCGCTGCGCTATCTCGCGGACCGGGCCGTGCAGGCGCGGCACGACACGGTGTTCCCGTGGGGGACGCTGACGGTGAACGTGGCCGGCTCGGCGCTGCTGGGCTTCCTGATCGCGCTGCCCGCGGGGGGCGGGGCGATGGCGCTGGCGGGCACCGGGTTCTGCGGGGCGCTGACCACGTACTCGACGTTCGGATACGAGACGGTGCGGCTGATGGAGGAGGGCGCCCGCTTCCACGCGGTGGCCAACGCGGCCGCCAGCGTGGTGGCCGGGCTGGGCGCGGCCTACTGCGGGGCGGCCCTGGCGCAGGCCCTGTAA
- the crcB gene encoding fluoride efflux transporter CrcB: MTERPIDPDVDLHIPAQRAELHWPVLAAIAAGGALGALARFGLQAALPAGPADFPWATFLVNVSGCLLLGVLMVVITEVRPAHRLVRPFLGVGVLGGYTTFSTYAVDIQRAVEAGAPLTGLVYLAATLVAALAAVVAGMWLTRRIAGMLAGVR; encoded by the coding sequence GTGACCGAACGCCCGATCGACCCGGACGTCGATCTGCACATCCCGGCGCAGCGCGCCGAGCTGCACTGGCCCGTGCTCGCCGCGATCGCGGCAGGGGGCGCGCTGGGCGCGCTCGCGCGCTTCGGCCTGCAGGCGGCGCTGCCGGCCGGGCCCGCGGACTTCCCCTGGGCGACGTTCCTCGTCAACGTGTCCGGGTGCCTGCTGCTCGGCGTGCTCATGGTGGTCATCACGGAGGTGCGGCCGGCGCACCGGCTCGTGCGGCCGTTCCTGGGGGTGGGGGTGCTGGGCGGCTACACGACGTTCTCGACGTACGCGGTGGACATCCAGCGGGCGGTCGAGGCGGGGGCGCCGCTGACGGGGCTGGTCTACCTGGCGGCCACGCTGGTGGCGGCGCTGGCGGCCGTGGTGGCGGGCATGTGGCTGACCAGGCGGATCGCCGGGATGCTGGCGGGCGTGCGATGA
- a CDS encoding SigB/SigF/SigG family RNA polymerase sigma factor produces the protein MPVLTITSDQFTSDQLTAEDLLARLADPATSHLDAARIRERLVEMHEGLVTEITRRYRYRGESMDDLRQAAYVGLMKAVNGYDPSLGHDFRGYAMVTVLGEVKRHFRDRTWAVRVPRVYQERRIEINKATAELTQVLGHSPTVAELAAKLDISEEDVLLAMEASTAYSALSLDAPVGGGDEDAAELGDLLAAQDHSLDTLVDAQAIKPLIDALPARERNILLMRFYGNMTQSEIAQEFGISQMHVSRILRAVLTKLRTALTA, from the coding sequence GTGCCCGTCCTGACCATCACCTCCGACCAGTTCACCTCCGACCAGCTCACCGCCGAGGACCTCCTGGCCCGCCTGGCCGACCCGGCCACCTCCCATCTGGACGCCGCGCGCATCCGCGAGCGTCTGGTGGAGATGCATGAGGGATTGGTGACCGAGATCACCCGCCGCTACCGCTACCGCGGCGAGTCCATGGACGACCTGCGCCAGGCCGCCTATGTCGGGCTGATGAAAGCCGTCAACGGCTACGACCCCTCGCTCGGACACGATTTCAGGGGATACGCCATGGTCACCGTGCTGGGCGAGGTCAAGCGGCACTTCCGCGACCGCACCTGGGCAGTCCGGGTGCCGCGCGTCTACCAGGAACGCCGCATCGAGATCAACAAGGCCACGGCCGAGCTGACGCAGGTCCTCGGCCACTCGCCGACCGTCGCCGAGCTGGCCGCCAAGCTGGACATCTCCGAGGAGGACGTGCTGCTGGCGATGGAGGCGTCCACCGCCTACTCGGCGCTGTCGCTGGACGCGCCGGTCGGCGGCGGCGACGAGGACGCGGCCGAGCTGGGCGACCTGCTGGCCGCGCAGGACCATTCGCTCGACACCCTGGTCGACGCGCAGGCGATCAAGCCCCTCATCGACGCCCTGCCGGCTCGGGAGAGGAACATCCTGCTGATGCGTTTCTACGGCAACATGACCCAGTCGGAGATCGCCCAGGAGTTCGGGATCTCGCAGATGCACGTCTCGCGCATCCTGCGTGCCGTGCTCACCAAGCTGCGCACCGCGTTGACGGCCTGA
- a CDS encoding GPGG-motif small membrane protein, whose protein sequence is MATLLWIIAVILVIAGIYVLLARRDLLWGIVLIVVGLLVGPGGVSIFNV, encoded by the coding sequence ATGGCTACCCTCCTGTGGATCATCGCCGTCATCCTCGTCATCGCCGGCATCTACGTGCTCCTGGCTCGCCGCGACCTCCTGTGGGGCATCGTCCTGATCGTCGTCGGGCTGCTGGTCGGCCCCGGCGGAGTGAGCATCTTCAACGTCTGA
- a CDS encoding hemerythrin domain-containing protein — MDAIVMLKDDHKTVEKLFKQFEKTDSEAHQDKQKIVAEVIEELTVHTYIEETIFYPAVRSDAPDTTDHVLESVEEHHVVVWMLSELKSLDPADERYDAKMTVLMENVRHHIKEEEQDWFPEVRQAMGRNRLRELGEQMATARSDAPRDPLAIPSASQ; from the coding sequence ATGGACGCCATCGTGATGCTCAAAGACGACCACAAGACCGTGGAGAAGCTGTTCAAGCAGTTCGAGAAGACCGACTCCGAAGCCCATCAGGACAAGCAGAAGATCGTGGCCGAGGTCATCGAGGAGCTGACCGTCCACACGTACATCGAAGAGACGATCTTCTACCCGGCCGTCCGCTCGGACGCCCCCGACACCACCGATCATGTCCTGGAGAGCGTCGAGGAGCATCACGTCGTCGTCTGGATGCTTTCGGAGCTCAAGAGCCTCGACCCGGCCGACGAACGCTACGACGCCAAGATGACCGTCCTGATGGAGAACGTCCGCCACCACATCAAGGAAGAAGAGCAGGACTGGTTCCCCGAAGTCCGCCAGGCCATGGGCCGAAACCGGCTGCGGGAGCTGGGCGAGCAGATGGCCACGGCCAGGAGCGACGCTCCCCGCGACCCCCTCGCGATCCCCAGCGCCTCGCAGTAG
- a CDS encoding HNH endonuclease family protein, protein MSTKDAIALLAGAIIAVSFVGGTKTSPATAASPLGNTSGTRPGLAPIVSDADKGRARGLIKRVRVKGLGPNTGYERIRYGGNWADTARGVPYARNGCRTRDDLLARDGRNVKYRSGSSCEVVSMELSDPYTGRTIHWHKDNPDEVQVDHVVPLNYAWRMGAPRWRMSKRLDFANDPLNLLPVAGYANEQKDASGPASWLPPQRRVRCAYVTRFAQVALKYDVPVTAADKRMMLAQCR, encoded by the coding sequence TTGAGCACGAAGGACGCCATCGCCCTTCTAGCGGGAGCCATCATCGCCGTTTCCTTCGTCGGCGGCACCAAGACCTCTCCGGCCACGGCGGCCAGCCCGCTGGGCAACACCAGCGGGACGCGGCCCGGTCTGGCACCCATCGTCTCGGACGCCGACAAGGGCAGGGCACGCGGCCTCATCAAACGCGTGCGTGTCAAAGGGCTCGGCCCCAACACCGGCTACGAGCGCATCCGGTACGGCGGCAACTGGGCCGACACCGCGCGCGGGGTGCCGTACGCGCGCAACGGCTGCCGCACCCGCGACGACCTGCTGGCCCGCGACGGCCGGAACGTGAAGTACCGGTCGGGCTCCAGCTGCGAGGTCGTCTCCATGGAGCTGAGCGACCCCTACACCGGCAGGACCATTCACTGGCACAAGGACAACCCGGACGAGGTGCAGGTCGACCACGTGGTGCCGCTGAACTACGCGTGGCGCATGGGCGCGCCGCGCTGGCGGATGTCCAAGCGGCTCGACTTCGCCAACGACCCGCTGAACCTGCTGCCCGTGGCCGGCTACGCCAATGAGCAGAAGGACGCCTCCGGCCCCGCGAGCTGGTTACCGCCGCAGCGGCGCGTGCGCTGCGCGTACGTCACCCGCTTCGCGCAGGTCGCGCTCAAGTACGACGTGCCCGTCACGGCGGCGGACAAGAGGATGATGCTGGCCCAGTGCCGCTGA